The following proteins come from a genomic window of Winogradskyella sp. PC-19:
- a CDS encoding RNA-binding S4 domain-containing protein, which translates to MRIDKYLWCVRYHKTRNQASIACKKGQVKVNEAVVKPSREVYIGDTIVLRKNQVNYKIRINDIPPNRVGAKLVDIYITDLTPKSEFEAQELLKYSKDYYRKKGTGRPTKKDRRSIENYIDEEE; encoded by the coding sequence ATGCGAATAGATAAGTATTTATGGTGTGTGAGATATCACAAAACCCGAAATCAAGCCTCAATTGCCTGTAAAAAAGGTCAAGTAAAGGTCAATGAAGCTGTTGTAAAACCTAGTAGAGAAGTCTATATAGGTGATACAATAGTACTTAGAAAAAATCAAGTTAATTATAAGATTAGAATAAATGACATTCCACCTAACCGTGTTGGCGCAAAACTTGTCGATATCTACATAACCGATTTAACTCCTAAATCTGAATTTGAAGCTCAAGAATTATTAAAATATAGTAAAGACTATTATAGAAAAAAAGGAACAGGAAGACCCACAAAAAAAGACAGACGCTCTATAGAAAATTACATTGATGAAGAAGAATGA
- a CDS encoding FKBP-type peptidyl-prolyl cis-trans isomerase, whose translation MKLRTFLSSIFVFSLLIFACSPDEPEISLVPDRDRTEQQATDKALLLSYLGTHYYNSADLAAIINPEPSDIIITELAEGATVPMGHTLLAGAVETRTTVFEEATYEYYILKINQGGGDESPNFTDKVRVEYEGSLIEDASVFDSAINPVDFNLVGFGVNSGGVITGWQRVFPEFNTAASFTTGSNVEYDDYGVGVMFLPSGLAYFSTQLVGIPSYSNLIFKFTLFQTEINDHDSDGVPSYIEDLNNNSSTFDEDTDDNSIVNYVDPDDDGDGVLTINELFRTEYIVDTNNGESEPELDNNEFELGRTQSMGVITITTGKILDTDNNNIPDYLDEDITINYNE comes from the coding sequence ATGAAATTAAGAACATTCCTATCTAGTATTTTTGTTTTTTCACTATTGATTTTTGCTTGTTCACCAGATGAGCCTGAAATATCTCTTGTACCTGATAGAGATAGAACTGAGCAACAAGCAACAGATAAAGCCTTGTTATTATCATATTTAGGTACGCATTATTATAACAGTGCAGATTTAGCAGCAATTATAAATCCAGAGCCTAGCGACATTATTATTACTGAATTGGCAGAAGGAGCTACAGTTCCTATGGGACATACATTATTGGCTGGTGCTGTTGAAACAAGAACTACAGTTTTTGAGGAAGCAACTTATGAATATTATATTCTGAAAATAAACCAAGGAGGAGGAGATGAGTCACCTAATTTTACAGATAAAGTAAGAGTAGAGTATGAAGGTAGCTTAATTGAAGATGCTTCTGTTTTTGATAGCGCTATTAATCCTGTAGATTTTAATTTGGTAGGATTTGGAGTTAATTCTGGCGGAGTTATTACGGGGTGGCAACGTGTTTTTCCAGAATTCAACACTGCAGCTAGTTTTACAACTGGGTCTAATGTAGAATATGACGATTATGGAGTTGGTGTAATGTTTTTGCCATCTGGTTTAGCTTATTTTTCAACGCAATTAGTTGGTATTCCTTCATATTCTAATTTAATATTTAAGTTTACTTTATTTCAAACTGAAATAAATGACCATGATAGTGACGGTGTGCCATCATACATCGAAGATTTAAATAATAATTCAAGTACTTTCGATGAAGATACTGATGATAACTCAATTGTAAATTATGTTGACCCTGATGATGATGGAGATGGTGTACTTACAATTAATGAACTATTTAGAACTGAATATATTGTTGACACAAATAATGGTGAATCAGAACCTGAATTAGATAATAATGAATTTGAATTAGGTAGAACCCAATCCATGGGTGTTATAACTATAACAACAGGTAAAATATTAGACACAGATAATAATAATATTCCTGATTATTTGGATGAGGATATTACAATTAATTACAATGAGTAG
- a CDS encoding outer membrane beta-barrel protein — translation MKNLFFTALLVAGFSTSLFAQSGSGFGIKAGLNYGGNGDYFESAAQNFENPDQNVGYHIGVFGKLGNKLYFRPEIVYTKTKSDYDLGEFDVQKIDVPLLVGLKVLGPINVFGGPALQYILDTDFGNTRIDNIESDFSVGLNFGIGLNLNRLGIDLRYERGFSDNEATFIDNNNVISLDRLDTRPEQLILSLSYKL, via the coding sequence ATGAAGAATTTATTTTTTACTGCACTTTTAGTGGCAGGATTTTCAACAAGTTTATTTGCGCAATCTGGAAGTGGATTTGGTATTAAAGCAGGTTTAAATTATGGTGGTAACGGAGATTATTTTGAATCGGCTGCCCAAAATTTTGAAAACCCAGACCAAAATGTAGGATACCATATTGGTGTATTTGGCAAGTTAGGAAACAAACTATATTTCAGACCAGAAATTGTTTATACTAAGACGAAAAGTGATTACGACTTAGGTGAATTTGATGTACAAAAAATTGATGTACCCTTATTGGTTGGTCTAAAAGTATTAGGGCCAATAAACGTCTTTGGTGGTCCAGCATTACAATATATTTTGGATACAGATTTTGGCAATACTAGGATTGATAATATTGAAAGTGACTTTAGTGTAGGTTTAAATTTTGGTATTGGATTAAATCTTAATAGGTTAGGAATAGATTTAAGATACGAAAGAGGTTTTAGCGATAATGAAGCTACTTTTATAGACAATAATAATGTTATCTCTCTTGACCGATTAGATACAAGACCTGAGCAACTTATTTTAAGTTTATCATACAAATTATAA